A portion of the Paenibacillus hamazuiensis genome contains these proteins:
- a CDS encoding amidohydrolase family protein encodes MKRINPLYVAFAGLCAAGFLAIGHSLFSSKTPQPPVTAETESAAAVPTASPSPGKSIKDLAMRFGGIPLIDAHNHDAGGMGYLRMAGKWKELSVDRIVLFGDVSEPSAVDTDQNAMTAYKMNPQMFIPFFSGFDLHDPSSLEVVKANLESGFFGLGEIAAASTNSPVLAKVKWKAQHPMDGYLPQIYDICSEYGAPVLLHIDPPGGMPIVQLEKALEAHPNTSFIFAHANAYNSPDNIRRLLEKHPNLYADFFAGFTSLNKDSANKLEDFIPVMKQFPDRFMLSTDSGFGLESEEAAIGAMYQVVDLLEDKELIRKIAHDNLFGLIARQRATETQIATLREKLPKDGPAVDWKNLTKWEAGQLLYGK; translated from the coding sequence ATGAAACGCATCAATCCGCTTTATGTTGCCTTCGCCGGCTTATGTGCCGCGGGTTTTCTGGCGATCGGGCACAGCCTCTTTTCATCAAAAACCCCACAGCCTCCCGTCACGGCAGAAACTGAGAGCGCAGCGGCGGTGCCGACCGCAAGCCCGTCTCCCGGCAAAAGCATCAAAGATTTGGCCATGCGGTTCGGCGGCATCCCGCTCATCGACGCGCATAATCACGATGCCGGCGGCATGGGTTATCTTCGGATGGCGGGCAAATGGAAGGAGCTGTCGGTGGACCGGATTGTGCTGTTCGGGGACGTTTCGGAACCGAGTGCGGTCGATACGGATCAAAATGCAATGACGGCTTACAAAATGAACCCGCAGATGTTTATCCCGTTCTTTTCCGGATTCGACCTGCATGACCCGTCCAGCCTGGAGGTGGTCAAAGCCAATTTGGAAAGCGGTTTCTTCGGTCTGGGGGAAATTGCCGCCGCCTCGACGAATTCGCCGGTTTTGGCCAAAGTCAAATGGAAGGCCCAGCACCCGATGGACGGCTATTTGCCGCAAATTTACGACATCTGCTCCGAATACGGAGCACCCGTTCTTCTGCATATCGACCCGCCGGGCGGCATGCCGATCGTTCAGCTGGAAAAGGCGCTGGAAGCGCATCCGAACACCTCGTTTATCTTTGCTCATGCCAACGCCTATAATTCGCCGGACAATATCAGGCGTCTGCTGGAGAAACACCCGAATCTGTACGCCGATTTCTTCGCCGGCTTTACGTCTTTAAACAAGGATAGCGCAAACAAGCTGGAGGATTTCATCCCCGTGATGAAACAATTTCCCGACCGCTTTATGCTCAGCACCGACTCGGGGTTCGGGCTGGAAAGCGAGGAAGCGGCGATCGGAGCGATGTATCAGGTCGTCGATTTGTTGGAGGATAAGGAGCTGATCCGCAAAATTGCCCACGATAATCTGTTCGGGCTTATCGCACGCCAGCGCGCCACCGAGACGCAGATTGCCACATTGCGGGAGAAGCTCCCGAAAGACGGCCCTGCCGTCGACTGGAAAAACTTGACCAAATGGGAGGCAGGCCAGCTGCTGTACGGGAAATAA
- a CDS encoding aminoglycoside phosphotransferase family protein, giving the protein MYTKAHVGKLTRRFGIIPLKFRWRPSVYQKKAVIRIQTKTRSYALKPYYRSPLIPSGTIQQMKEAAGRIQYLIRRGYGHMPRWLYADNGKLWVIYKGKPFYMTEWIRGRGLREAADYEQLGRVTAAIHQPSNDLPGIHESDFFTLKQVAVWMAQDSRFLGDKDGATRKSAAYRRWFRTYEADCRSLSERTWAEMKDPEIAALLEQEISRPALIHGDITSSNVIIAEDGRLYIIDWDRVRLGSVYAELAKALANTTQFRPEFIRSFLQGYEEARPLERAERRLIASLFRLPREAWTAARFPNRKGSGELIGKMVETWPDRLKAAAFLDEWAAQ; this is encoded by the coding sequence TTGTACACCAAAGCCCATGTCGGCAAGCTGACGCGCCGTTTCGGCATCATTCCGTTAAAATTCCGCTGGCGGCCTTCCGTTTATCAAAAAAAAGCGGTCATCCGGATACAAACGAAAACAAGGTCCTATGCATTGAAACCTTATTATCGAAGTCCGTTAATCCCGTCGGGCACGATTCAACAAATGAAAGAAGCCGCCGGCCGCATCCAATATTTAATACGCCGCGGCTACGGCCATATGCCTCGCTGGCTCTACGCGGATAACGGCAAATTGTGGGTTATTTATAAAGGGAAACCTTTTTACATGACGGAATGGATTCGCGGCCGGGGGCTGCGGGAAGCTGCGGACTATGAACAATTGGGACGGGTTACCGCCGCGATTCACCAGCCTTCGAACGATTTGCCGGGCATTCATGAATCCGATTTCTTTACCCTGAAGCAGGTCGCCGTATGGATGGCGCAGGACTCCCGTTTTCTTGGCGATAAGGATGGAGCCACGCGAAAAAGCGCAGCGTACCGGAGATGGTTCAGAACATACGAAGCCGACTGCCGGAGCCTGTCCGAAAGGACGTGGGCCGAAATGAAGGATCCGGAAATTGCGGCTTTGCTGGAGCAAGAAATCTCACGTCCGGCGTTGATCCATGGCGACATCACTTCCAGCAACGTCATTATTGCGGAGGACGGCCGGCTGTACATCATCGATTGGGATCGCGTCAGGCTCGGCTCCGTCTATGCAGAGCTGGCGAAAGCTCTGGCGAATACAACCCAATTCCGCCCGGAATTCATCCGATCTTTCTTGCAAGGATATGAGGAAGCGAGGCCGCTGGAACGGGCTGAAAGAAGGCTGATCGCCTCGCTCTTCCGCCTGCCCCGCGAAGCCTGGACGGCAGCCCGCTTTCCCAACCGAAAGGGGAGCGGCGAATTGATCGGCAAAATGGTCGAAACGTGGCCGGACCGGCTCAAAGCGGCAGCGTTTCTCGATGAATGGGCTGCTCAGTAG
- a CDS encoding electron transfer flavoprotein subunit alpha/FixB family protein translates to MSGDFSDYRGVWVFLEAKDGRIAPVSLELLGAGRRLADKRKTELAGVLIGDGVTALAGTAFEYGADTVYAYDAPIYKHYRTETYMKALFACIEKYKPEIVLFGATSTGKDLASAVATDLPTGLTADTTILDVEEDTGLLLASRPAFGGNIMATILCKKYRPQMATVRPKVMKSLAPEPGRQGKLIPEAIPLREEDVRTKVLDIVRSTAPRVRIDEADVIVAGGKGLGSAAGFQLLHQLAGVLGAAVGASRDVVEAGWIGHHHQVGQTGVTVTPKIYFAIGISGAIQHIVGMQNSGLIIAINKDPAAPIFQSCHYGIVGDAFEIVPLMIEQFKKALGKEDVQHA, encoded by the coding sequence ATGAGCGGCGATTTTAGCGATTACCGCGGCGTGTGGGTGTTTTTGGAGGCGAAGGACGGGCGGATTGCGCCGGTTTCCCTGGAATTGCTTGGAGCCGGCAGGCGTCTTGCCGATAAGCGGAAAACCGAGCTTGCCGGCGTGCTGATCGGTGACGGTGTCACTGCGCTTGCAGGTACGGCATTCGAATACGGAGCCGATACGGTGTACGCTTACGACGCTCCCATATACAAGCATTACCGTACGGAGACGTACATGAAGGCGCTGTTTGCCTGCATCGAAAAATACAAGCCGGAGATCGTGCTGTTCGGCGCAACCTCGACAGGCAAAGATTTGGCCAGCGCGGTGGCGACCGACCTGCCGACGGGACTGACCGCCGATACGACGATCCTCGACGTCGAGGAGGACACCGGGCTGCTGCTCGCGAGTCGTCCGGCGTTCGGCGGCAACATCATGGCGACGATTCTGTGCAAAAAGTACCGGCCGCAAATGGCGACGGTCCGGCCGAAGGTGATGAAATCTCTGGCACCCGAGCCGGGCCGCCAAGGAAAGCTTATCCCGGAGGCTATTCCGCTGCGCGAAGAGGATGTGCGCACGAAGGTGCTGGACATCGTCCGCTCCACCGCGCCGCGCGTGCGCATCGACGAGGCGGACGTGATCGTCGCCGGCGGCAAAGGGCTCGGCAGTGCGGCCGGCTTCCAGCTCCTCCATCAGCTGGCCGGAGTGCTCGGAGCCGCGGTCGGCGCAAGCCGGGACGTGGTCGAGGCCGGCTGGATCGGCCATCACCATCAGGTCGGCCAGACCGGGGTGACCGTGACGCCGAAGATTTACTTCGCGATCGGCATCTCCGGCGCCATCCAGCATATCGTCGGCATGCAAAATTCCGGGCTGATCATAGCGATCAACAAGGACCCGGCTGCGCCGATTTTTCAGTCGTGCCACTATGGAATCGTCGGAGACGCGTTTGAAATCGTACCGCTGATGATCGAGCAGTTCAAAAAGGCGCTCGGAAAGGAAGACGTGCAGCATGCCTGA
- the ahpC gene encoding alkyl hydroperoxide reductase subunit C has product MSLIGTEVKPFKASAFHNGKFIDVTEADFKGKWSVVCFYPADFTFVCPTELEDLQNQYETLKGLGVEVYSVSTDTHFTHKAWHDSSETIGKITYIMIGDPSHTISRNFDVLIEADGLADRGTFIIDPDGVIQAIEINAGGIGRDASILVNKIKAAQYVRNNPGEVCPAKWQEGAATLKPSLDLVGKI; this is encoded by the coding sequence ATGTCCCTGATTGGAACTGAAGTAAAACCGTTCAAAGCATCCGCTTTCCACAATGGCAAGTTCATCGATGTTACCGAAGCTGACTTTAAAGGCAAATGGAGCGTCGTTTGCTTCTATCCGGCAGACTTTACGTTCGTTTGCCCGACCGAGCTCGAAGATCTGCAAAACCAATACGAGACCCTCAAGGGACTTGGCGTTGAAGTTTACTCCGTTTCGACGGACACCCATTTTACACATAAAGCATGGCATGACAGCTCCGAAACGATCGGAAAAATCACTTACATCATGATCGGCGATCCTTCCCACACGATCTCCCGCAACTTTGACGTGCTGATCGAAGCCGACGGCCTTGCCGACCGCGGTACGTTTATCATCGATCCGGACGGCGTTATCCAAGCCATCGAAATTAATGCAGGCGGTATCGGACGCGATGCCAGCATCTTGGTTAACAAGATCAAAGCGGCTCAATACGTCCGCAACAACCCGGGTGAAGTTTGCCCTGCTAAATGGCAGGAAGGCGCTGCAACCCTTAAACCGAGCCTTGATCTCGTAGGCAAAATTTAA
- a CDS encoding electron transfer flavoprotein subunit beta/FixA family protein yields the protein MLHIVACIKQVPDTKIIKMNPKTNTMDRSSAPAILNPYDAHAVEEAVRLKKRYGGTVSVLTMGPPPAVKAIKKCIEIGADEGYMISDRAFAGADTLATSYALTKALQKIGGILPVDLIICGKMTIDGDTGQVGPGIARRLDIPPLTSVNKVVEVNREEGYAVVHRKLEDGYEVVRSTLPCLFSVEKEINEVPYSPLPNVLKAARYQPHIWSVADLDDVDRSQLGLKGSPTIVSSVWAPEKPKGGQMFAGSPAEQVKQLLGVVLEKKELFEARGGAG from the coding sequence ATGCTTCATATTGTGGCCTGCATCAAGCAGGTACCGGATACGAAGATCATCAAGATGAACCCGAAAACGAACACGATGGACCGGTCGAGCGCGCCGGCGATTTTGAATCCTTACGACGCGCATGCGGTGGAAGAGGCCGTCCGGCTGAAGAAAAGGTACGGAGGCACGGTGTCCGTGCTTACGATGGGCCCGCCGCCTGCCGTCAAGGCGATCAAGAAATGCATCGAAATCGGTGCGGACGAAGGATACATGATCTCGGACCGCGCCTTCGCCGGTGCGGATACGCTGGCGACCAGCTATGCGCTTACGAAAGCGCTTCAAAAAATCGGCGGCATCCTGCCCGTCGACCTGATCATTTGCGGCAAAATGACGATTGACGGAGATACGGGCCAGGTAGGGCCGGGCATCGCGCGCAGGCTGGACATCCCGCCGCTCACGTCGGTGAACAAGGTCGTCGAGGTGAACCGGGAGGAGGGCTACGCGGTCGTCCATCGCAAGCTGGAGGACGGTTATGAGGTCGTCCGCTCGACGCTGCCGTGCCTTTTTTCCGTGGAAAAGGAAATCAACGAGGTTCCGTATTCGCCGCTGCCGAACGTGCTGAAGGCGGCTCGCTACCAGCCGCATATATGGTCGGTCGCCGATCTGGACGATGTCGACCGCTCCCAGCTTGGCCTCAAGGGCTCGCCTACCATCGTATCGTCCGTCTGGGCGCCGGAGAAGCCGAAGGGCGGACAAATGTTCGCCGGCAGCCCCGCCGAGCAGGTGAAGCAGCTGCTCGGCGTCGTGCTGGAGAAGAAGGAGCTGTTCGAGGCGCGGGGAGGTGCGGGATGA
- a CDS encoding FAD-dependent oxidoreductase codes for MPEKFDCIVVGAGPAGIACAYELGKAGVNVLLLERGEYPGSKNVMGGVLYRKMMEDVIPEFYKEAPLERHIVEQRFMMLDKESAVTIGYKGLEWAQEPYNNFTVLRAKFDQWFAQKAVEQGALLVCETVALECIVENGRVVGVRTDRPDGDLYADVVVLADGVNSLLAKSLGFHKEFKPDEVALATMEIVKLDRKVIEDRFGLEGDQGCTIELFGDATKGILGTGFLYTNKDTLSIGVGTLLSGLIKHKIKPYELLEYVKNHPMVRPYLQGGEPQEYLAHLIPEGGYYSMPKVVGSGVLVVGDAAQLVNAIHREGSNMAMTSGRLAAETVVMAKQLGDFSEAVLDQYRIRLMESFVGKDLVKYKDATHHFDKFPQYFDQYIPMMNRAASQMFTVDGSSKREKQKKIWDDLGSFKDKAKIVRDMYRAWKVMK; via the coding sequence ATGCCTGAAAAATTCGATTGTATCGTCGTCGGAGCCGGCCCGGCCGGCATCGCTTGCGCTTATGAGCTGGGCAAGGCGGGAGTGAACGTGCTGCTGCTCGAACGCGGGGAATACCCGGGCTCGAAAAACGTGATGGGCGGCGTTCTGTACCGCAAAATGATGGAGGACGTCATCCCGGAGTTTTACAAGGAGGCGCCGCTCGAGCGGCACATCGTCGAGCAGCGCTTCATGATGCTCGATAAGGAGTCGGCGGTCACTATCGGCTACAAAGGGCTGGAGTGGGCGCAGGAGCCGTACAACAATTTTACGGTGCTGCGCGCCAAATTCGACCAATGGTTCGCGCAGAAAGCCGTCGAGCAGGGAGCGCTGCTCGTCTGCGAAACGGTGGCGCTCGAATGCATCGTGGAGAACGGCCGCGTCGTCGGCGTCCGCACCGACCGTCCGGACGGCGACCTGTATGCCGACGTAGTCGTGCTGGCGGACGGAGTGAATTCGCTGCTCGCCAAATCGCTCGGCTTTCACAAGGAGTTCAAGCCCGACGAGGTGGCGCTGGCAACGATGGAGATCGTGAAGCTCGACCGCAAAGTCATCGAGGACCGGTTCGGACTGGAAGGCGATCAGGGCTGCACGATCGAGCTGTTCGGCGATGCGACCAAGGGCATCCTCGGCACCGGCTTCCTGTACACGAACAAAGACACGCTCAGCATCGGCGTCGGCACTCTGCTGTCCGGCTTGATCAAACATAAGATCAAGCCTTACGAGCTGCTGGAATATGTGAAAAATCACCCGATGGTCCGCCCCTACCTGCAGGGCGGCGAGCCGCAGGAATATTTGGCCCACCTGATCCCCGAGGGCGGCTATTATTCGATGCCGAAGGTCGTCGGCAGCGGCGTGCTCGTCGTCGGCGACGCCGCGCAGCTCGTCAACGCCATACACCGCGAAGGCTCCAACATGGCGATGACGTCGGGCCGCTTGGCGGCGGAGACGGTCGTCATGGCAAAGCAGCTCGGCGATTTTTCCGAAGCGGTGCTGGATCAATACCGCATCCGGCTGATGGAGAGCTTCGTCGGCAAAGATTTGGTGAAATACAAGGATGCCACGCATCATTTCGATAAGTTCCCGCAATATTTCGATCAATACATTCCGATGATGAACCGTGCGGCCAGCCAAATGTTCACGGTCGACGGCTCCTCCAAACGCGAGAAGCAGAAAAAAATTTGGGATGATCTGGGATCCTTCAAGGACAAGGCCAAAATCGTTCGGGATATGTACCGGGCCTGGAAGGTGATGAAGTGA
- a CDS encoding sensor histidine kinase has protein sequence MRKIPLKTTLLFLIVLAALNLAYYHHTKDLILDSQKEKIQLLYSSLLANIEQTSAGELFVEEQIGKNLRTAAVAAKFKLNPDIGKVSNEELVELSEQLGVDHITLFEKQQDDIIGVRSSDPKDVGVNARGWDVTYDAFKQLFNGENVHVGIGQALPHYWSEPFNTSSSNPASIDKWGYYYDGTTGYLINPFVHDTSLRQYQKMAGIDATIQRLKKDNESMGLEISVLNANTLLEKKIPSVNPTPDSFFSERLVLFGDYKYRDAEEKKYAQLAIDSDTSVYYVATSDGKEILKSFTPIRADYLKYNPAGAPPLIEISIHADPIQEKLSEQLNQTLFFMFVCTCLSLALMGVMFMLTQRKKEEAVQEVQETYAGNIETLFQSIREQRHDFINHLQTIHGFLTMKHYDELQAYTEALVGEIRVVNDLVNINNPPLIALLQAKIAQAERLQISFEHVFGQMDKLKLSAVKATDIVKMLSNLIDNAFDASMELDPDHRFVTVEGDIVGNQLQLKVANDGNPIPEDVRQKLFQRGFTSKHNGKNSGLGLHIVHELVKKYKGTIQVKSEDGTTEFSISIPMTKW, from the coding sequence TTGAGAAAAATCCCTCTGAAAACAACTCTGTTGTTTCTGATTGTGCTGGCAGCGCTTAATTTGGCATATTATCATCATACCAAGGACTTGATTTTGGACAGTCAAAAAGAAAAAATACAGCTGCTGTACAGCAGCCTGCTCGCGAATATCGAGCAAACCTCGGCGGGTGAGCTGTTTGTCGAGGAGCAGATCGGCAAAAATTTGCGGACGGCGGCCGTAGCCGCCAAATTCAAGCTGAATCCGGACATCGGCAAGGTGAGTAACGAGGAGCTCGTGGAATTAAGCGAACAGCTCGGCGTCGATCATATCACGTTATTCGAAAAACAACAGGACGACATCATCGGCGTAAGGTCCTCCGACCCGAAGGACGTCGGCGTCAACGCGAGAGGATGGGATGTGACGTACGATGCGTTCAAGCAGCTTTTTAACGGTGAGAACGTTCATGTCGGGATCGGGCAGGCGCTGCCCCATTATTGGTCCGAACCGTTCAATACGTCCTCGTCCAATCCGGCCAGCATCGATAAATGGGGATATTATTACGACGGCACGACGGGGTATTTGATCAACCCGTTCGTGCACGATACGAGTTTGCGCCAGTACCAGAAAATGGCCGGCATTGACGCCACCATTCAAAGGCTGAAGAAAGATAACGAATCGATGGGGCTGGAAATCTCCGTGCTGAACGCGAACACGCTGCTGGAGAAGAAAATTCCGTCGGTTAACCCGACTCCGGACAGCTTTTTTTCGGAAAGGCTCGTGCTGTTCGGGGATTACAAATACCGGGATGCCGAGGAGAAAAAGTACGCACAGCTCGCAATCGATTCGGATACGTCGGTATATTATGTGGCCACCTCGGACGGAAAAGAAATCCTGAAAAGCTTTACGCCGATCCGCGCCGACTATTTGAAGTACAATCCGGCGGGAGCTCCTCCGCTCATCGAAATTTCCATCCATGCGGACCCCATCCAGGAAAAGCTGAGCGAGCAGCTCAACCAAACGTTGTTTTTCATGTTCGTGTGCACCTGCCTGAGCCTTGCGCTGATGGGCGTCATGTTCATGCTAACCCAACGGAAAAAGGAAGAGGCCGTTCAGGAGGTGCAGGAAACCTATGCAGGGAATATCGAAACGCTGTTCCAATCGATTCGCGAGCAGCGTCACGACTTCATCAATCATCTGCAGACGATTCACGGCTTTTTGACCATGAAGCATTACGATGAGCTGCAGGCGTACACGGAGGCGCTGGTCGGCGAAATTCGCGTCGTCAACGATTTGGTGAACATCAACAACCCGCCGCTCATCGCGCTCCTTCAAGCCAAAATCGCTCAGGCGGAACGGCTGCAGATCAGCTTCGAGCACGTGTTCGGGCAGATGGACAAGCTGAAGCTGAGCGCCGTGAAAGCGACCGATATCGTCAAAATGCTCAGCAATCTGATCGATAACGCGTTCGACGCCTCGATGGAGCTCGATCCCGATCACCGGTTCGTCACGGTGGAAGGCGACATTGTGGGCAACCAGCTGCAGCTGAAGGTCGCCAACGACGGCAATCCGATTCCCGAGGACGTGCGCCAGAAGCTGTTCCAGCGAGGGTTTACTTCCAAGCATAACGGCAAAAACTCCGGCCTCGGCCTGCACATCGTGCACGAGCTGGTGAAAAAGTACAAAGGGACGATTCAGGTGAAAAGCGAGGACGGTACGACCGAGTTTTCCATCTCCATCCCGATGACGAAATGGTAG
- a CDS encoding ankyrin repeat domain-containing protein: MIRLKKVMLGFVCGVLLSACTAVYADDVVEALLVPLRVSVNGEAKRLGDEYRVLNYDGHVYLPARFVVETLGGQVFYDEQERKLSIVDPKLPDRADWQQQAKVLMELASGERLEPAARLIDSYSGEERDRLFLEVAKTMFQYADKPHMAELLQLFADRKVNLEVRDDKSGYTPLLFLAERSPAYIPVLLDAGANVNAAGVRGDTALMRIAGKGMPELVRAMLQKGADPNAQVLGGYTPLRAAALPMFTNYRKETAETVALLLAAGAKVNVVDADGTTPLLVASEFGEMSEPVVRLLLDHGADVKLADSEGRTALHRSAKGGGSPELIAMMIRLGAPADGKDKEGNTPLAYAVDRAGSVIPENLENCREVIRLLIGAGADPAAPNAQGVSPRDRAAALEDEQRRELVLGWLQ; the protein is encoded by the coding sequence ATGATTCGATTGAAAAAAGTGATGCTGGGTTTTGTCTGCGGAGTGCTGCTTTCCGCATGTACGGCCGTTTATGCGGATGATGTCGTAGAGGCGCTGCTGGTTCCGCTGCGGGTGAGTGTGAACGGGGAAGCCAAGCGGCTGGGCGACGAATATCGCGTGCTGAATTACGATGGTCATGTCTATTTGCCGGCGCGGTTTGTGGTGGAGACGCTCGGCGGGCAAGTATTTTATGACGAGCAGGAGCGGAAGCTGTCGATCGTCGACCCGAAGCTGCCGGATCGCGCGGATTGGCAGCAGCAGGCGAAGGTGCTGATGGAGCTGGCGAGCGGGGAGCGGCTTGAGCCGGCTGCGCGGCTTATCGATTCCTACAGCGGGGAAGAGAGGGATCGGCTTTTTCTCGAGGTCGCGAAAACGATGTTCCAATACGCCGATAAGCCGCACATGGCGGAGCTGCTGCAGTTGTTTGCGGACAGGAAGGTCAATCTGGAGGTACGCGATGATAAATCCGGCTATACGCCGCTTCTTTTTTTAGCAGAGCGATCTCCGGCTTATATCCCGGTTTTACTGGATGCCGGAGCCAATGTGAACGCGGCGGGCGTAAGAGGAGATACGGCACTTATGCGTATTGCCGGTAAGGGAATGCCGGAGCTTGTCCGCGCCATGCTGCAAAAAGGCGCAGACCCTAATGCACAGGTGCTGGGAGGCTATACGCCGCTCCGCGCCGCCGCTTTGCCGATGTTTACGAATTATCGTAAGGAGACGGCGGAAACCGTCGCTCTGCTGCTCGCAGCCGGGGCGAAAGTCAACGTCGTCGACGCCGACGGAACGACACCGCTGCTCGTTGCAAGCGAATTTGGCGAAATGTCCGAGCCTGTCGTCCGACTGCTCCTCGATCACGGCGCCGATGTGAAGCTTGCGGACAGCGAGGGCAGAACCGCGCTGCACCGCAGCGCTAAGGGCGGCGGCTCCCCGGAGCTGATCGCCATGATGATTCGACTCGGCGCCCCCGCCGACGGCAAGGACAAGGAGGGCAATACCCCGCTCGCCTACGCCGTAGATAGGGCCGGCAGCGTGATACCGGAAAATCTGGAGAATTGCAGGGAAGTAATCCGTCTGCTGATCGGCGCAGGGGCGGATCCCGCAGCGCCCAACGCTCAGGGCGTCTCTCCACGGGATCGTGCCGCCGCCCTGGAGGACGAGCAGCGGCGCGAGCTTGTGCTGGGATGGCTGCAGTGA
- the ahpF gene encoding alkyl hydroperoxide reductase subunit F, which produces MALDADIKAQLTQYLGLMEGDVLLKVSAGSDAVSQDMLALIDELASMSPYIKVEKTQLPRTPSFSVNRMGEDTGVTFAGIPLGHEFTSLVLALLQVSGRPPKVEQNIIDQIKSIRGEYHFESFISLSCHNCPDVVQALNLMSILNPGITHTMIDGAAFKEEAESRNVMAVPTVFLNGEMFGSGRMSVEEILAKLGNGPDASEFANKEPYDVLVVGGGPAGASAAIYAARKGIRTGIVAERFGGQVMDTLGIENFISVKYTEGPKLVASLEEHVKEYGIDVMKQQRAKRLEKKDFVEIELENGAVLKSKTVIISTGARWRNIGVPGEAEFKNKGVAYCPHCDGPLFTGKDVAVIGGGNSGIEAAIDLAGIVKHVTVLEFMPELKADAVLQKRLYSLPNVTVLKNVQTKEITGTDKVNGITYIERDSGAEQHIELQGVFVQIGLVPNTDWLGDTVERTRFGEIVVDRHGATSVPGVFAAGDCTNSPYKQIIISMGSGATAALGAFDYLIRN; this is translated from the coding sequence ATGGCACTGGACGCGGATATAAAAGCACAATTAACCCAATATCTTGGGCTCATGGAAGGCGATGTGCTGCTGAAGGTCAGTGCCGGTTCCGATGCCGTATCTCAAGACATGCTGGCTTTGATTGATGAATTAGCCAGCATGTCTCCTTATATAAAGGTGGAGAAAACGCAATTGCCCAGAACGCCGAGTTTCAGCGTAAATCGTATGGGCGAGGACACCGGAGTCACTTTTGCAGGCATTCCTTTGGGCCACGAATTTACTTCATTGGTGCTGGCTCTGCTGCAGGTTAGCGGAAGACCTCCGAAGGTTGAGCAGAACATCATTGATCAAATCAAGAGCATTCGCGGCGAATATCATTTCGAATCTTTCATCAGCCTGAGCTGCCACAATTGTCCGGATGTGGTGCAGGCGCTGAACCTGATGAGCATTCTCAATCCGGGCATCACGCATACGATGATCGACGGTGCGGCGTTCAAAGAGGAAGCCGAAAGCAGGAACGTCATGGCCGTGCCGACCGTTTTCTTAAACGGCGAGATGTTCGGAAGCGGCCGTATGTCGGTGGAAGAAATTCTCGCCAAGCTCGGCAATGGTCCGGACGCATCGGAATTTGCGAATAAAGAACCGTACGATGTGCTTGTTGTCGGGGGCGGACCGGCCGGCGCGAGCGCAGCGATTTATGCGGCGCGCAAAGGCATCCGCACGGGCATTGTGGCCGAGCGTTTCGGCGGTCAAGTCATGGATACCTTGGGCATTGAGAACTTTATCAGCGTAAAATATACCGAAGGCCCCAAGCTCGTTGCGAGCCTGGAAGAGCACGTCAAAGAGTACGGCATCGATGTGATGAAGCAGCAGCGCGCCAAACGTTTGGAAAAGAAAGATTTCGTCGAAATCGAACTTGAAAACGGCGCTGTTCTGAAAAGCAAAACCGTCATTATTTCGACGGGCGCCCGTTGGCGCAATATTGGCGTCCCCGGCGAAGCCGAGTTCAAAAACAAAGGCGTTGCCTACTGCCCTCATTGCGACGGTCCTTTGTTTACAGGAAAAGACGTAGCGGTGATCGGCGGCGGCAACTCCGGCATCGAAGCGGCGATCGACCTGGCCGGCATTGTGAAGCATGTGACCGTTCTGGAGTTCATGCCGGAACTGAAAGCCGATGCCGTACTGCAGAAGCGGCTTTACAGCCTGCCTAACGTAACCGTCTTAAAGAACGTGCAAACCAAGGAAATTACCGGAACCGACAAGGTGAACGGGATCACTTATATAGAACGCGATTCGGGGGCCGAACAGCATATCGAATTGCAGGGCGTGTTTGTGCAGATCGGTCTTGTCCCCAACACCGATTGGCTCGGCGACACGGTGGAACGCACCCGCTTCGGCGAAATCGTCGTCGACCGGCACGGCGCCACGAGCGTACCGGGAGTTTTTGCCGCAGGAGATTGCACCAACAGTCCGTATAAGCAGATCATCATCTCCATGGGATCGGGTGCCACTGCAGCTTTGGGCGCATTCGATTATTTAATCCGCAATTAA
- a CDS encoding ferredoxin family protein: MSEAPKAQTIEEKQYLLRFNADTKSHLTVLDADICLTKCPDKICTIFCPAEVYKWEDIRMHVGYEGCHECGSCRIGCPHQNIKWEYPKGGHGIVFRLG, encoded by the coding sequence ATGAGCGAAGCTCCTAAAGCCCAAACGATCGAAGAGAAGCAATATTTGCTGCGCTTTAACGCCGATACGAAATCCCATCTGACCGTCCTCGACGCCGACATCTGCCTAACCAAATGTCCCGATAAAATATGCACGATCTTTTGCCCTGCGGAAGTGTACAAATGGGAGGACATCCGCATGCACGTCGGGTACGAGGGCTGCCATGAATGCGGAAGCTGCCGCATCGGCTGTCCTCATCAAAATATTAAATGGGAATACCCGAAAGGCGGGCACGGAATCGTCTTTAGACTGGGGTGA